The following are encoded together in the Neomonachus schauinslandi chromosome 15, ASM220157v2, whole genome shotgun sequence genome:
- the LOC110593251 gene encoding homeobox protein NANOG-like → MSADPALPLCPPGPEAPSSRDSSPMPEIYGPEENYASLQMSSAETPHAETVSPLPSSMDLLVQDSPDSSTSPRVKPPPPTSGEERTVRKEDTAQGKKQKIRTVFSQTQLYVLNDRFQRQRYLSLQQMQELSNILNLSYKQVKTWFQNQRMKCKRWQKNHWPKESKSVSQNSTPTAEYPGFYSYHQGYLRNTSGNLPIWSNQTWNNPNWSNQTWNSQSWSNHSWNGQSWSDYSWASQTWCPQAWNNQLQNCGEESLQPQIQFQQNSISDLESILETSGESHSVIQQSAKYFSTQQIMDLFPNYSVNIQPEDV, encoded by the coding sequence ATGAGTGCAGATCCAGCTCTGCCCCTATGCCCGCCTGGCCCCGAAGCACCCAGTTCTAGGGACTCTTCTCCAATGCCTGAGATTTACGGGCCTGAAGAAAATTATGCATCCCTGCAAATGTCATCTGCTGAGACACCCCACGCGGAGAccgtctctcctcttccttcgtCCATGGATCTGCTTGTTCAGGACAGCCCCGACTCCTCCACCAGTCCCAGGGtaaaaccaccaccacccacttctggagaggagagaacagtGAGGAAGGAAGATACGGCCCAGGGCAAGAAACAGAAGATCAGGACCGTGTTCTCTCAGACCCAACTCTATGTCCTCAATGATCgatttcagagacagagataCCTCAGTCTCCAGCAGATGCAAGAACTTTCCAACATTCTGAACCTTAGCTATAAGCAGGTGAAGACCTGGTTCCAGAATCAGAGAATGAAATGTAAGAGGTGGCAGAAAAACCACTGGCCAAAGGAGAGCAAGAGTGTGAGTCAGAACAGCACACCAACCGCAGAATACCCAGGCTTCTATTCCTACCACCAGGGATACCTGAGGAACACTTCCGGAAACCTTCCAATATGGAGCAACCAGACCTGGAATAACCCGAATTGGAGCAACCAGACCTGGAACAGCCAGTCGTGGAGCAACCACTCCTGGAATGGCCAGTCTTGGAGCGACTATTCCTGGGCCAGTCAGACCTGGTGCCCCCAAGCCTGGAACAATCAGCTCCAAAACTGTGGAGAGGAATCTCTGCAGCCCCAGATCCAGTTCCAGCAAAATTCCATCAGTGATTTGGAGTCCATCTTAGAAACTTCTGGGGAAAGCCATAGTGTAATACAACAATCTGCTAAGTATTTTAGTACCCAGCAAATAATGGATTTGTTCCCAAATTACTCTGTGAACATACAGCCTGAAGATGTGTGA